A genomic region of Oryza glaberrima chromosome 1, OglaRS2, whole genome shotgun sequence contains the following coding sequences:
- the LOC127784466 gene encoding peptidyl-tRNA hydrolase, mitochondrial, translated as MRLLSGASASRIPCPLLSFARARARCLAVPASGTACRAASSSAAAAAGDGGALKPWLFVGLGNPGKVYQGTRHNVGFEMIDVIAEAEGISLSSMQFKAMVGKGRIGDAPIMLAKPQTFMNASGESVGQLVSYFKIPLNQVLVMYDDLDLPFAKLRLLPKGGHGGHNGMRSIINHLKQNRDFPRLRIGIGRPPGKMDPANFVLRPFNRKEQEELDFAFHRGLEAVRIMALEGFNKSATYVNTAQSSEMLNR; from the exons ATGCGGCTGCTCTCCGGCGCCTCTGCTTCCCGAATCCCCTGCCCCCTCCTCTCATTCGCCCGCGCGAGGGCAAGATGCTTGGCGGTCCCCGCCTCTGGCACCGCGTGCCGAGCGGCCTCCTCGtcagccgcggcggccgcgggcgacggcggcgcgctgaAGCCGTGGTTGTTCGTCGGGCTCGGGAACCCCGGGAAAGTGTACCAAGGGACTCGCCACAAC GTTGGATTCGAGATGATTGATGTTATAGCAGAAGCTGAAGGTATATCCCTCAGCAGTATGCAGTTCAAGGCAATGGTAGGAAAAG GTCGTATTGGAGATGCCCCTATCATGCTGGCCAAGCCACAAACTTTTATGAATGCAAGTGGTGAGTCT GTGGGGCAGTTGGTCTCATATTTCAAGATACCACTTAATCAAGTTCTTGTG ATGTATGATGATCTAGACTTGCCCTTTGCAAAATTGCGTCTACTGCCGAAAGGTGGACATGGCGGTCATAATGG GATGAGAAGCATTATCAACCATTTGAAGCAGAACCGTGATTTCCCACGTCTAAGAATTG GCATTGGACGACCACCTGGGAAGATGGATCCTGCCAATTTTGTTCTCCGACCATTTAACAGAAAAGAACAGGAAGAG CTTGATTTCGCTTTCCATAGGGGCTTGGAGGCAGTTAGAATAATGGCACTTGAGGGATTCAACAAGAGCGCAACTTATGTGAACACCGCACAGTCCTCTGAAATGCTGAACAGATGA
- the LOC127757555 gene encoding receptor kinase-like protein Xa21 — protein sequence MYLGLSRNELSGQIPRGMFNGTSQLVFLSLAYNKLTGSIPGAIGFLPNIQVLVLSGNQLSGPIPASLFNMSSLVRMYLGKNNLSGSIPNNGSFNLPMLQTVNLNTNHLTGIVPQGFGACKNLQEFILFSNGFTGGIPPWLASMPQLVNVSLGGNDLSGEIPASLGNLTGLTHLDFTRSNLHGKIPPELGQLTQLRWLNLEMNNLTGSIPASIRNMSMISILDISFNSLTGSVPRPLFGPALSELYIDENKLSGDVDFMADLSGCKSLKYLVMNTNYFTGSIPSYIGNLSSLQIFRAFKNQITGNIPDMTNKSNMLFMDLRNNRFTGEIPVSITEMKDLEMIDFSSNELVGTIPANIGKSNLFALGLAYNKLHGPIPDSISNLSRLQTLELSNNQLTSAVPMGLWGLQNIVGLDLAGNALTGSLPEVENLKATTFMNLSSNRFSGNLPASLGLFSTLTYLDLSYNSFSGTIPKSFANLSPLTTLNLSFNRLDGQIPNGGVFSNITLQSLRGNTALCGLPRLGFPHCKNDHPLQGKKSRLLKVVLIPSILATGIIAICLLFSIKFCTGKKLKGLPTTMSLESNNNHRAISYYELVRATNNFNSDHLLGAGSFGKVFKGNLDNEQIVAIKVLNMDMERATMSFEVECRALRMARHRNLVRILTTCSNLDFKALVLQYMPNGSLDEWLLYSDRHCLGLMQRVSIMLDAALAMAYLHHEHFEVVLHCDLKPSNVLLDADMTACIADFGIARLLLGEDTSIFSRSMPGTIGYMAPEYGSTGKASRKSDVFSYGVMLLEVFTGKKPTDAMFVGELSLREWVNRALSSRLADVVHPGISLYDDTVSSDDAQGESTGSRSCLAQLLDLGLQCTRDLPEDRVTMKDVTVKLQRIKEVLQA from the exons ATGTACCTTGGATTAAGCAGAAACGAGTTGAGCGGGCAGATACCACGTGGCATGTTCAATGGCACGTCACAGCTTGTTTTCTTGAGCCTTGCTTACAACAAACTAACAGGGAGCATTCCTGGTGCTATTGGTTTCTTGCCAAACATTCAGGTGCTTGTACTGTCAGGGAACCAGCTTTCAGGGCCAATACCTGCATCGCTGTTTAACATGTCCAGCTTGGTACGGATGTACCTGGGCAAGAACAATCTCTCTGGCTCTATCCCAAACAACGGAAGCTTCAACCTTCCCATGCTGCAAACAGTTAATCTCAACACAAACCATTTAACTGGCATAGTGCCTCAAGGCTTTGGGGCATGCAAGAACCTGCAAGAGTTCATTCTATTCAGCAATGGCTTCACCGGTGGCATACCACCGTGGCTGGCTTCTATGCCTCAGTTGGTGAATGTCTCCTTAGGTGGCAATGACCTTTCTGGTGAAATCCCTGCCAGCTTGGGCAACCTTACAGGTCTCACCCATCTGGATTTCACCAGGAGTAATCTGCATGGGAAGATACCACCGGAGCTGGGacagctgacacagctgcggtGGCTGAACCTTGAGATGAATAACCTGACCGGTAGCATCCCAGCCTCTATCAGAAACATGTCTATGATCTCTATCCTTGACATATCCTTTAACTCATTGACTGGATCTGTGCCAAGGCCACTATTTGGTCCAGCCCTTAGTGAACTCTACATTGACGAGAATAAGCTCAGTGGGGATGTCGATTTCATGGCTGACCTGTCAGGTTGCAAGAGCCTTAAGTATCTTGTGATGAACACAAACTACTTCACTGGTAGCATCCCAAGTTATATTGGCAACCTTTCCTCCCTCCAGATCTTTCGAGCATTCAAGAACCAAATTACTGGAAATATCCCTGATATGACAAATAAGAGCAACATGTTGTTCATGGATCTTCGCAACAACCGATTTACCGGGGAAATTCCGGTATCAATTACAGAGATGAAGGATCTCGAAATGattgatttttcttctaatgAGTTGGTTGGGACCATTCCTGCAAATATTGGCAAATCAAACCTGTTTGCCCTAGGCCTTGCCTACAACAAGCTCCATGGCCCCATACCTGATAGCATTAGTAATCTAAGTCGGCTACAAACCTTAGAACTATCAAATAATCAGCTCACTTCAGCAGTACCGATGGGCCTATGGGGCCTTCAAAATATCGTGGGTCTTGATCTGGCTGGAAATGCTTTGACTGGCTCTTTGCCAGAAGTTGAAAATCTGAAAGCAACAACATTTATGAACCTTTCTTCCAATCGATTTTCTGGTAATTTACCAGCCTCACTTGGACTATTTAGCACACTGACCTACTTAGACCTTTCATATAACTCCTTCTCTGGAACAATTCCAAAGTCCTTTGCAAATCTTAGTCCTCTCACTACCCTGAATCTCTCTTTCAATAGATTGGATGGGCAAATCCCAAATGGTGGTGTGTTCTCAAACATTACCCTCCAATCTTTGAGAGGGAACACAGCACTCTGTGGTCTTCCACGCCTTGGTTTCCCCCATTGCAAAAATGACCATCCTCTTCAGGGTAAAAAATCAAGGCTTCTAAAAGTAGTTCTTATTCCAAGCATATTGGCTACTGGAATAATAGCAATCTGCTTGCTGTTTTCGATTAAATTTTGCACTGGCAAGAAACTGAAGGGCCTGCCGACTACTATGAGTTTGGAGTCAAACAACAACCATAGGGCTATCTCCTACTATGAGCTGGTTCGTGCCACAAACAACTTCAATAGTGATCACCTACTAGGAGCTGGAAGCTTTGGCAAAGTCTTCAAGGGCAATCTAGACAATGAGCAGATCGTCGCGATAAAAGTCCTCAACATGGACATGGAAAGAGCTACCATGAGTTTTGAAGTCGAGTGCCGTGCACTTCGCATGGCTCGGCACCGAAACTTGGTGAGGATACTCACCACCTGTTCGAATCTGGACTTCAAGGCGTTGGTGCTGCAGTACATGCCCAATGGGAGCCTGGACGAATGGTTGCTGTACAGTGACAGGCATTGCCTTGGATTGATGCAGAGGGTGAGCATCATGTTGGATGCGGCGCTCGCTATGGCTTACCTACACCATGAGCACTTTGAGGTAGTCCTCCACTGTGATCTGAAGCCAAGCAACGTGCTGCTTGACGCAGACATGACGGCTTGCATCGCAGACTTTGGAATTGCAAGGTTATTGCTAGGAGAGGACACCTCCATATTCTCCAGGAGCATGCCAGGAACAATCGGATACATGGCACCAG AGTACGGGTCGACAGGAAAAGCATCGCGAAAGAGCGACGTGTTCAGCTACGGGGTCATGCTCCTGGAGGTCTTCACGGGGAAGAAGCCAACCGACGCCATGTTCGTCGGAGAGCTGAGCTTGAGGGAGTGGGTCAACCGAGCGCTCTCGTCAAGGCTCGCCGACGTCGTACATCCTGGCATCTCTCTGTATGACGACACGGTGAGCAGCGATGATGCCCAAGGTGAATCAACCGGCAGCAGGAGCTGCTTAGCGCAGCTGCTGGATTTGGGGCTGCAGTGTACCAGAGACTTGCCTGAGGACAGGGTGACGATGAAGGATGTGACTGTGAAACTGCAGCGGATCAAGGAGGTATTACAAGCCTAG
- the LOC127760231 gene encoding uncharacterized protein LOC127760231 isoform X1 → MPPPPPPPPPPPPPSPPRLPLTAHRLPLPPATSPPASLLLAPRPSPTRALALLFPDSSARLLPSLPPAASLPATAVPSPLAAAACFVLLLPSSHLLFLSAHPSPSSPAAHLRAYSLASGRFSPAPLSFKRQASASGLPLHGLPFGLGVRLAGGVNAVALLSLSAGQIWVLAPGMAADGRTVELHKCAVVELEPSRPVYAMEVAMGRLLLGEAGGLRVFPLQGLMKSGKERQVRKEGAGAAVRKSLHKKNGIRNGFIVPIGHGGSEGGGKREAVSTRKLATLRVKQTSGSYFSFFSSCSSEDHHNSQGAVEVKNVVKVVSIRPLSKDKFLVLDSAGLLHVFSLQNKELLSEATSKRYSGNHTHCLDNAMKVQLFAVFPSSSTKTEIFWISDGGHSIHIMSALDVEPPNSDNGGGDGERESTTIKLTAIEAIFTSEKVQDIVPISKYSVLILGQGNMFLYGTS, encoded by the exons atgccgcctccgcctcctcctccgccgccgccgccgccgccgtctcctcctcgccttcctctcaccgcccaccgcctccctctcccgccCGCGACCTCGCCCCCCGCCTcgctcctcctcgcgccgcgccCTTCCCCCACCCGCGCGCTCGCGCTCCTCTTCCCGGACTCctccgcgcgcctcctcccctccctgccgcccgccgcctcgctccccgccaccgccgtcccctccccgctcgccgccgccgcctgcttcgTGCTCCTGCTgccctcctcccacctcctcttcctctccgcgcacccgtccccttcctcccccgcggcccacctCCGCGCCTACTCCCTCGCCTCCGGCCGCTTCTCGCCCGCCCCGCTCTCCTTCAAGCGCCAGGCCTCCGCCTCGGGGCTGCCCCTGCACGGCCTCCCGTTCGGCCTCGgcgtccgcctcgccggcggggtCAACGCCGTGGCTCTGCTGTCCCTCTCCGCCGGGCAGATCTGGGTGCTAGCCCCAGGGATGGCTGCGGACGGGCGCACGGTGGAGCTGCACAAGTGCGCGGTCGTCGAGCTCGAGCCGTCGCGGCCGGTGTACGCCATGGAGGTTGCCATGGGGAGGCTGCTCCTCGGTGAGGCTGGTGGTTTGCGCGTGTTCCCGCTACAAGGCTTGATGAAGAGTGGGAAAGAGAGGCAGGTGAGGAAGGAGGGTGCGGGGGCAGCAGTAAGGAAGAGCCTGCACAAGAAGAATGGAATTCGGAATGGTTTTATTGTGCCAATTGGGCATGGCGGTAGCGAGGGAGGTGGCAAACGAGAAGCTGTTTCCACTC GTAAGCTGGCAACTTTGAGAGTAAAACAGACTTCAGGGAGctatttctctttcttttcctcaTGTAGTTCTGAGGATCATCATAACTCACAAGGTGCCGTAGAAGTGAAAAATGTAGTGAAAGTTGTTTCAATCCGTCCTCTTTCCAAGGACAAGTTTTTGGTCCTTGATTCAGCTGGATTGTTACATGTATTCAGTCTTCAAAACAAAGAATTGCTCTCAGAAGCTACTAGCAAGAGATATAGTGGAAATCACACACACTGTTTGGATAATGCCATGAAAGTGCAGCTATTTGCTGTCTTTCCAAGTAGCTCTACAA AGACAGAAATCTTTTGGATTTCGGATGGTGGGCATTCCATACACATAATGTCAGCACTTGATGTTGAACCCCCCAACAGTGATAATGGAGGTGGTGATGGAGAAAGAGAATCAACAACCATTAAGCTCACAG CTATTGAAGCAATCTTTACAAGTGAAAAGGTTCAGGACATTGTGCCTATCTCCAAGTATTCAGTCCTTATCCTTGGTCAAG GCAACATGTTTTTGTATGGAACTTCTTGA
- the LOC127760231 gene encoding uncharacterized protein LOC127760231 isoform X2, with protein sequence MPPPPPPPPPPPPPSPPRLPLTAHRLPLPPATSPPASLLLAPRPSPTRALALLFPDSSARLLPSLPPAASLPATAVPSPLAAAACFVLLLPSSHLLFLSAHPSPSSPAAHLRAYSLASGRFSPAPLSFKRQASASGLPLHGLPFGLGVRLAGGVNAVALLSLSAGQIWVLAPGMAADGRTVELHKCAVVELEPSRPVYAMEVAMGRLLLGEAGGLRVFPLQGLMKSGKERQVRKEGAGAAVRKSLHKKNGIRNGFIVPIGHGGSEGGGKREAVSTRKLATLRVKQTSGSYFSFFSSCSSEDHHNSQGAVEVKNVVKVVSIRPLSKDKFLVLDSAGLLHVFSLQNKELLSEATSKRYSGNHTHCLDNAMKVQLFAVFPSSSTKCLCRDRNLLDFGWWAFHTHNVST encoded by the exons atgccgcctccgcctcctcctccgccgccgccgccgccgccgtctcctcctcgccttcctctcaccgcccaccgcctccctctcccgccCGCGACCTCGCCCCCCGCCTcgctcctcctcgcgccgcgccCTTCCCCCACCCGCGCGCTCGCGCTCCTCTTCCCGGACTCctccgcgcgcctcctcccctccctgccgcccgccgcctcgctccccgccaccgccgtcccctccccgctcgccgccgccgcctgcttcgTGCTCCTGCTgccctcctcccacctcctcttcctctccgcgcacccgtccccttcctcccccgcggcccacctCCGCGCCTACTCCCTCGCCTCCGGCCGCTTCTCGCCCGCCCCGCTCTCCTTCAAGCGCCAGGCCTCCGCCTCGGGGCTGCCCCTGCACGGCCTCCCGTTCGGCCTCGgcgtccgcctcgccggcggggtCAACGCCGTGGCTCTGCTGTCCCTCTCCGCCGGGCAGATCTGGGTGCTAGCCCCAGGGATGGCTGCGGACGGGCGCACGGTGGAGCTGCACAAGTGCGCGGTCGTCGAGCTCGAGCCGTCGCGGCCGGTGTACGCCATGGAGGTTGCCATGGGGAGGCTGCTCCTCGGTGAGGCTGGTGGTTTGCGCGTGTTCCCGCTACAAGGCTTGATGAAGAGTGGGAAAGAGAGGCAGGTGAGGAAGGAGGGTGCGGGGGCAGCAGTAAGGAAGAGCCTGCACAAGAAGAATGGAATTCGGAATGGTTTTATTGTGCCAATTGGGCATGGCGGTAGCGAGGGAGGTGGCAAACGAGAAGCTGTTTCCACTC GTAAGCTGGCAACTTTGAGAGTAAAACAGACTTCAGGGAGctatttctctttcttttcctcaTGTAGTTCTGAGGATCATCATAACTCACAAGGTGCCGTAGAAGTGAAAAATGTAGTGAAAGTTGTTTCAATCCGTCCTCTTTCCAAGGACAAGTTTTTGGTCCTTGATTCAGCTGGATTGTTACATGTATTCAGTCTTCAAAACAAAGAATTGCTCTCAGAAGCTACTAGCAAGAGATATAGTGGAAATCACACACACTGTTTGGATAATGCCATGAAAGTGCAGCTATTTGCTGTCTTTCCAAGTAGCTCTACAA AGTGTTTGTGCAGAGACAGAAATCTTTTGGATTTCGGATGGTGGGCATTCCATACACATAATGTCAGCACTTGA